One region of SAR324 cluster bacterium genomic DNA includes:
- a CDS encoding ParA family protein, with protein MATIISFASQKGGVGKTTSAVHLASALAIGGYRVLLVDLDPQGSVKSLLGVRAKIDRGTLDLYCKADVALKDLLIPSGYENLDLILSNMDHLVYEQEVTKAAGDYHYLNQWLDENARSNYDFIILDAPASTGPISINALVASDLIIVPLQCEALAIKSLKRFLTAFNDLQKNIAPNLRIAGILLTMYDRNIPVHRLVCKQVYTALDDSVFQTIIPKCTHILEASTVGKDVINRTLSSIGATGYIRLAHELLDRFNLR; from the coding sequence ATGGCTACTATCATTTCATTCGCCAGTCAGAAGGGCGGCGTCGGAAAAACCACATCTGCTGTTCATTTGGCCTCGGCTCTGGCAATCGGAGGATATCGTGTGCTTCTGGTGGATCTTGATCCGCAGGGGTCTGTGAAATCGTTGCTGGGGGTTCGTGCCAAAATTGATCGGGGTACTCTGGATCTGTATTGCAAGGCAGATGTTGCCTTGAAAGATCTGCTCATCCCCAGCGGTTATGAAAATCTTGATCTGATTTTGTCCAACATGGATCACCTGGTCTATGAACAGGAAGTCACGAAAGCGGCAGGAGATTATCATTATCTGAATCAATGGCTGGATGAGAACGCAAGAAGCAACTATGATTTCATCATTCTGGATGCGCCGGCATCCACCGGCCCCATAAGCATCAATGCTCTTGTCGCGTCAGACCTGATCATTGTCCCGTTGCAATGCGAGGCACTGGCGATCAAGTCTCTCAAACGATTTTTGACAGCCTTCAATGATCTGCAGAAAAACATTGCGCCCAATTTAAGAATCGCCGGTATTCTGCTCACGATGTATGACCGGAACATTCCGGTGCATCGTCTGGTCTGCAAACAGGTTTACACGGCACTGGATGATTCTGTGTTTCAAACAATCATTCCCAAATGCACTCACATTCTCGAAGCGTCCACCGTTGGAAAGGATGTGATCAACCGAACCTTGAGCTCCATTGGCGCGACAGGTTACATTCGTCTGGCCCATGAACTGCTGGACCGGTTTAATTTGCGTTAA
- a CDS encoding ABC transporter ATP-binding protein yields MADSQKQISRRSKALRRLIDLILPYKCLIFVSVVCMGFYNIFTAAPAFYAKDIVDALAYGEAPKLERYFLVGLGLIIVFALKGLSFFGQNFYMGVIVQKLVAKLRQKLYDHMLELPLSFYARNQTGDLTARFTNDIQVLRMTMDVAVSGPFRDIPQIFLVLGIMIYRCWQMALLTLVIMPVALFFIERFGKSNKHAVSGRQASFGDMASLLVETVSGIRVVKAFGMENYEQERFRQANRTLYARNMESIKISSYSTPVVEVIGAAAGATIVAYGGYLIIEKVITAGDFASFCLSFFLLNDPLKKLNGFNLKLQEGLAALKRVFSILDTEPDIRDCPQPVALTTFKDKITIDIKQFTYQGYQEPTLTGLFLELNKGEAVALVGSSGAGKTTLINLIPRFYDVTEGSIKIDGYDLRELSTSHLRNLISIVTQETFLFNDTIVNNITYGHPECPEEKMIAAAKAANAHNFIMQLENGYNTQVGEHGVKLSGGQRQRVAIARALLKDSPILILDEATSALDSESEIEVQQAIEHLMKNRTTIVIAHRFSTIQNVKSICVLERGKMIEHGTHEELMASGGRYQQLYEMQFRG; encoded by the coding sequence ATGGCCGATTCTCAAAAGCAAATCAGCAGACGAAGTAAAGCCCTTCGACGTCTGATTGACCTGATTCTTCCCTACAAATGCCTCATTTTTGTAAGCGTTGTCTGTATGGGTTTTTACAATATTTTTACCGCGGCACCCGCGTTTTATGCCAAAGATATCGTGGACGCGCTGGCCTATGGAGAGGCACCGAAGCTCGAACGATATTTTTTGGTTGGACTGGGACTGATCATCGTGTTTGCCCTGAAAGGATTGTCTTTTTTCGGACAAAATTTCTACATGGGTGTCATTGTTCAGAAACTGGTCGCCAAATTACGTCAGAAACTGTATGACCACATGCTGGAACTTCCGCTGTCATTTTATGCCCGTAACCAGACTGGCGATCTTACCGCTCGTTTTACCAACGATATTCAGGTTCTGCGGATGACAATGGATGTTGCCGTATCAGGCCCATTCCGGGACATTCCCCAGATATTTCTGGTATTGGGAATCATGATTTATCGTTGCTGGCAGATGGCCTTGCTGACGCTGGTGATCATGCCGGTTGCCCTGTTTTTTATTGAGCGTTTCGGAAAAAGCAACAAACACGCGGTTTCGGGCAGACAGGCCAGTTTTGGCGATATGGCCAGCTTGCTGGTTGAAACAGTTTCTGGAATCCGTGTGGTCAAAGCGTTTGGAATGGAAAACTACGAACAGGAAAGATTCAGGCAAGCCAACCGCACTCTTTATGCACGCAACATGGAATCCATCAAAATTTCTTCTTATTCCACACCCGTGGTAGAAGTGATTGGTGCCGCGGCCGGAGCGACGATTGTGGCTTATGGCGGATATCTGATTATCGAAAAAGTTATCACCGCCGGAGATTTTGCTTCTTTTTGCCTCAGCTTCTTTTTGCTCAATGACCCTCTTAAAAAACTGAATGGATTCAATCTTAAACTACAGGAAGGATTGGCCGCTCTCAAAAGAGTGTTTTCCATTCTGGATACCGAACCTGATATTCGGGATTGCCCCCAACCTGTCGCACTGACAACCTTTAAGGATAAAATCACCATTGACATCAAGCAGTTCACTTATCAGGGATATCAGGAACCTACACTGACCGGCCTGTTTCTGGAACTAAACAAAGGTGAAGCCGTGGCACTTGTGGGAAGCAGTGGCGCTGGAAAAACAACGCTGATTAACCTGATTCCCCGGTTTTATGATGTGACCGAAGGCAGTATTAAAATTGATGGCTATGATCTTCGTGAATTGAGCACGTCCCACCTGCGCAACCTGATCTCCATTGTGACCCAGGAAACCTTTCTGTTCAATGACACCATTGTCAACAATATTACTTATGGTCACCCGGAATGTCCTGAAGAAAAAATGATTGCTGCCGCCAAAGCGGCCAATGCCCACAATTTTATCATGCAGCTTGAGAATGGTTACAATACCCAGGTTGGTGAGCATGGCGTGAAATTGTCTGGAGGTCAACGACAGCGTGTTGCCATTGCCCGCGCCTTGCTCAAGGATTCCCCGATCCTTATTCTGGATGAAGCCACTTCAGCGCTGGATTCAGAATCAGAAATTGAAGTGCAACAGGCCATTGAACATCTCATGAAAAACCGGACAACCATTGTGATCGCTCATCGTTTTTCCACAATTCAGAATGTGAAATCGATTTGTGTTCTGGAAAGAGGCAAAATGATAGAACATGGAACCCATGAAGAACTGATGGCTTCGGGAGGACGTTATCAGCAATTGTATGAAATGCAGTTCCGGGGATGA
- a CDS encoding RNA pyrophosphohydrolase has translation MYRSNVCIVIINKARTKVLMFRRIGATDYCWQFPQGGVDDGESEIEAFCRELKEEIGTNDVKLIKVSQKRIKYEFPEWVLEKMAEKGIDKSNFKGQKQRWFLVQLNRGLKSIRFDHEPAEFDACTWVTPDKVLEKIVPFKRKAYQRGLHSLDIL, from the coding sequence ATGTATCGCTCGAATGTGTGTATTGTGATCATCAACAAAGCCCGAACAAAAGTCCTGATGTTTCGTAGAATCGGCGCAACCGATTATTGCTGGCAGTTTCCTCAGGGGGGCGTGGACGATGGAGAATCAGAAATTGAAGCGTTTTGCCGGGAACTTAAAGAAGAAATCGGCACCAATGATGTCAAACTGATCAAGGTGTCTCAAAAAAGGATCAAATATGAGTTCCCGGAGTGGGTCCTTGAAAAAATGGCGGAAAAAGGCATCGATAAAAGTAATTTCAAGGGCCAGAAACAACGATGGTTTCTGGTACAACTCAATCGGGGACTTAAATCAATCAGGTTTGATCATGAACCCGCGGAGTTCGATGCCTGCACATGGGTCACTCCGGACAAAGTCCTGGAAAAAATTGTACCCTTCAAACGGAAAGCCTATCAACGCGGCTTGCACTCACTGGACATTCTTTAA
- the flgB gene encoding flagellar basal body rod protein FlgB has product MAGIFHTKTMTLLEKSMHFRTQRHDLLVSNIANKDTEGYQAQDMVFERNLKTALKADMPGPLNTLDPRHFDGNNTPPIETVEGTRINSASSTVGFNGNTVDLDKEMAKLAENQLMYNATSRMIAFQIRQMRTSIMEGR; this is encoded by the coding sequence ATGGCTGGCATTTTTCATACAAAGACAATGACATTGCTGGAAAAATCCATGCATTTTCGGACACAGCGGCATGATTTGCTGGTTTCCAACATTGCCAACAAAGATACTGAAGGCTATCAGGCTCAGGACATGGTTTTTGAACGAAACCTGAAAACAGCTCTGAAAGCCGACATGCCAGGACCATTGAACACTCTGGACCCTCGTCATTTTGACGGCAACAACACACCCCCCATTGAAACAGTAGAAGGCACCCGAATCAACAGCGCCTCATCCACAGTCGGTTTTAATGGAAATACGGTGGATCTGGATAAGGAAATGGCCAAATTAGCCGAAAACCAGTTAATGTATAACGCAACATCCCGAATGATCGCGTTTCAGATTCGCCAAATGAGAACTTCTATTATGGAAGGAAGATAA
- the argH gene encoding argininosuccinate lyase, translating into MKKDQVWGNHLSRQPAEQNVLFCAGRDVQALPMADEILLPFDIWTNRAHSIMLFKQRIISADVLKKILSGLADLEHLVNTGQFQLDPLKEDVHFNVESFVTTKYGAEAGGSMHTGRSRNDQAACDTRLYLRNAGMILAENILILIESLLKQAEQYQNTVMPGFTHYQPAMITTWGHWLCSYAQALQRDVERVLFGLKLVNRNPLGAAASFGTSWPIDRAETTRLLGFDSTDLNTLDCIVARWENEAQLAQTYGFFMNHCSIIAQDLIFLSLPYIKMIRIDDAFVTGSSIMPQKKNPDFAEVLKSKASLVQGALNSLMGIQKGGLSGYNRDTQLTKYLIMDVVRECEAAPVILKGVFETLHIHAGQMKQHCQTGFMNAVDLADYLATRHHLPFRSCYNIAALAVKYSESAGILTYEALQQALKETGTPVSLTQEDIQMLNNPQEILKLRQHQGAPSPESVKVQIDQMLLKNKEFLNEVQSLRQRIQNASESCIGFKVG; encoded by the coding sequence ATGAAAAAAGATCAAGTATGGGGAAATCATCTGTCACGTCAGCCTGCGGAACAAAATGTATTGTTTTGCGCAGGCAGGGATGTGCAAGCTTTGCCGATGGCGGATGAAATTCTTCTGCCGTTTGATATCTGGACCAACCGTGCGCATTCTATCATGCTGTTCAAGCAGAGAATTATTTCAGCGGATGTCCTGAAAAAAATTCTGTCAGGCCTTGCTGATCTGGAGCACCTGGTCAACACCGGGCAATTTCAACTGGACCCGCTCAAGGAAGATGTTCATTTCAATGTGGAATCCTTTGTCACGACTAAATATGGGGCAGAAGCTGGCGGTTCCATGCATACAGGCAGAAGCCGCAACGATCAGGCGGCTTGTGACACACGACTGTATCTGCGAAATGCGGGAATGATTCTGGCAGAAAATATATTGATTTTGATTGAATCCTTGCTGAAACAGGCGGAACAGTATCAAAATACGGTCATGCCGGGGTTCACGCATTATCAACCTGCCATGATCACCACCTGGGGACATTGGCTGTGTTCTTATGCGCAGGCACTGCAACGGGATGTGGAACGTGTGTTGTTTGGATTGAAACTGGTCAATCGCAATCCGTTGGGGGCCGCCGCCTCGTTTGGCACTTCCTGGCCCATTGACCGGGCTGAAACGACACGCCTATTGGGATTTGATTCAACGGATCTCAACACACTCGATTGTATTGTGGCACGCTGGGAAAATGAAGCTCAACTGGCTCAGACTTATGGATTTTTCATGAATCATTGCAGCATCATTGCTCAGGATCTGATCTTTCTCAGTTTGCCCTACATTAAAATGATCCGTATAGATGACGCGTTTGTGACCGGTTCGTCCATCATGCCTCAGAAAAAAAATCCTGATTTTGCAGAAGTTCTAAAATCAAAGGCTTCACTGGTTCAAGGTGCGCTGAATAGCCTGATGGGGATTCAGAAAGGAGGCTTGAGCGGCTACAACCGCGATACTCAATTGACAAAATACCTGATCATGGATGTCGTGAGGGAATGTGAGGCGGCACCGGTAATTCTGAAAGGTGTGTTTGAAACACTGCACATCCATGCCGGGCAAATGAAACAACATTGTCAAACAGGTTTCATGAATGCGGTGGATCTGGCTGATTATCTGGCCACACGGCATCATTTGCCATTCAGATCCTGCTATAACATTGCGGCACTGGCTGTTAAATATTCTGAATCTGCCGGCATTCTGACCTATGAGGCACTTCAGCAGGCACTGAAAGAAACAGGAACACCAGTTTCATTGACCCAGGAAGATATTCAGATGTTGAATAATCCTCAGGAAATTCTGAAACTCCGCCAGCATCAAGGGGCTCCTTCTCCTGAATCTGTGAAAGTACAGATTGATCAGATGCTTCTAAAAAACAAAGAATTTCTGAATGAAGTGCAATCCCTTCGTCAACGCATCCAGAATGCATCTGAAAGCTGTATTGGCTTTAAGGTGGGTTGA
- the flgC gene encoding flagellar basal body rod protein FlgC — protein sequence MSILSSLNVSVSGMTAQRYRVNTITENIANAQTTRTPQGGPYRRKEVVLAAVANDRTFEQELLAQDRSVDTSTEVKVVGVSQDERAPVLKYDPGHPDANEEGYVEMPNINVMEEMVNLATASRSYEANITAFNASKRMFLSALEISKG from the coding sequence ATGTCTATCCTGTCATCATTGAATGTGAGTGTATCCGGAATGACAGCCCAACGTTACCGGGTGAACACCATCACAGAAAACATCGCCAATGCCCAGACAACCCGTACTCCGCAGGGCGGTCCCTATCGTCGCAAGGAAGTTGTCCTGGCCGCGGTTGCCAACGACCGGACGTTTGAGCAGGAATTGCTGGCTCAGGACCGCTCTGTTGATACCTCTACAGAAGTTAAGGTTGTTGGAGTTTCCCAGGATGAGCGTGCCCCTGTTCTCAAATATGACCCGGGACATCCCGACGCAAATGAAGAAGGCTATGTTGAAATGCCCAACATTAATGTGATGGAAGAAATGGTAAATCTGGCAACAGCATCCAGATCTTATGAAGCGAACATTACGGCCTTCAACGCATCCAAACGGATGTTCTTATCCGCTCTTGAAATCAGTAAAGGCTAG
- a CDS encoding sulfite exporter TauE/SafE family protein: MLIAGYVSSLIMGIILGLIGGGGSILIIPILVYLFQIPPALATTYSLFIVGFTSLVSSIGYLQQGLINFKTGLIFAVPSILGVFVTRQYVLPNIPEIIISFGSLIFGKNLLIMFVFAVVMILASFSMIKKSTLVLDPKDSSGIATTLVALEGFVIGSVTGFVGAGGGFLIIPVLVKLVKLTMKQAVGTSLMIITVKSLLGFIGDLSHTQSIDWGFILLFSAISMTGSISGVYATRYISGEQLKPVFGWFVLLMGSFVIFKELGILLMP, translated from the coding sequence ATGCTTATCGCAGGATACGTTAGTTCACTGATCATGGGAATTATTCTGGGATTGATCGGTGGTGGCGGTTCCATTTTGATTATTCCCATCCTGGTTTATCTCTTCCAGATCCCCCCTGCTCTCGCTACGACCTATTCACTATTTATTGTGGGATTTACCAGTCTGGTAAGTTCCATAGGATATCTGCAACAGGGACTCATCAATTTCAAAACCGGACTTATTTTTGCGGTTCCATCAATTCTGGGGGTGTTTGTAACACGACAATATGTCCTCCCTAATATTCCTGAAATAATTATCAGTTTTGGATCATTGATCTTTGGTAAGAACCTGCTGATCATGTTTGTTTTTGCAGTAGTCATGATTCTGGCATCTTTTTCGATGATCAAGAAAAGCACCTTGGTGTTGGATCCCAAGGATTCATCAGGCATAGCAACCACATTAGTAGCACTGGAAGGGTTTGTTATCGGAAGTGTTACCGGTTTTGTTGGTGCAGGAGGAGGATTTCTCATCATTCCTGTACTGGTTAAACTGGTAAAATTAACAATGAAGCAGGCTGTAGGCACATCATTGATGATAATCACAGTAAAATCATTGCTGGGATTTATCGGTGACTTGAGCCATACTCAATCCATTGACTGGGGATTTATCCTTCTTTTCAGCGCAATCAGCATGACAGGTAGTATATCTGGTGTTTATGCCACCAGATATATTTCAGGAGAACAACTCAAACCTGTTTTTGGATGGTTTGTGCTCCTCATGGGAAGTTTCGTTATTTTCAAGGAATTGGGGATTCTGTTGATGCCCTAA
- a CDS encoding cysteine--tRNA ligase — MSLKIYNSLSGEKEAFVPVVENRASVYVCGPTVYSDAHLGHAKTYISFDVILRYLRFCGLQTFYVQNITDVGHLLGDQDDGEDKILKKSRETRQEPMALVESYTRRYFDVMDQLGVVRPDISPRATGHIPEQLEAIQSMIDQGLAYESNGSVYFNVSADARYGILSRRNLDDLVSGTREEIRSDKRNPHDFALWKYADPSHLMQWTDPWSGKGFPGWHTECVVMSTRYLGNSFDIHGGGMDLKFPHHECELAQARALGKSFAKYWMHTNMLTIDGQKMSKSLGNFITLQDAISGHDPMVIRYFMISGHYRSVVDYSANALSAAENALSRLWQVTRRLREKIPENTKPAQKHFQEFRQKFCQAMDDDFSTPQALAVLFDLSREVNALLNATAPDLDALIDAEHLFSTLGGEILGIIPATLRQDASDQSILDDVMQVVIGLRKQFREEKNYQKADYLRDRLGEIGIQIKDHKDQSTTWEHSKDSKPT, encoded by the coding sequence ATGTCTCTAAAAATTTACAACTCTCTGTCTGGAGAAAAAGAAGCATTTGTTCCGGTTGTCGAAAATCGTGCGTCGGTGTATGTCTGTGGTCCTACCGTTTACAGTGACGCGCATCTCGGTCATGCCAAAACCTATATCAGTTTTGATGTGATCTTGCGTTACCTCCGGTTTTGCGGCTTGCAGACGTTTTATGTTCAGAACATCACGGATGTAGGACATTTGCTGGGAGATCAGGATGATGGCGAGGACAAGATCCTGAAAAAATCCCGTGAAACCCGTCAGGAACCCATGGCCCTAGTGGAATCTTACACTCGACGCTATTTTGATGTCATGGATCAGCTTGGTGTCGTGCGGCCTGATATTTCGCCAAGAGCCACAGGTCACATTCCTGAACAGCTTGAAGCCATTCAGTCCATGATTGATCAGGGACTCGCCTATGAATCCAATGGTTCCGTTTATTTCAATGTTTCAGCCGATGCCCGTTATGGAATCCTTTCACGTCGAAACCTCGACGATCTTGTGAGTGGCACTCGTGAAGAAATTCGTTCGGATAAACGCAATCCCCATGATTTTGCACTGTGGAAATACGCAGACCCTTCGCATTTGATGCAATGGACTGATCCCTGGTCTGGCAAAGGATTTCCCGGTTGGCACACCGAGTGTGTGGTGATGAGTACCCGTTATCTGGGAAATTCCTTTGATATTCATGGTGGCGGAATGGATCTGAAATTTCCACATCATGAATGTGAACTCGCTCAGGCCCGAGCTTTGGGGAAATCTTTTGCAAAATACTGGATGCACACCAACATGCTGACCATTGACGGTCAGAAAATGAGCAAATCCCTGGGAAATTTCATCACACTGCAAGATGCCATATCCGGACATGATCCGATGGTGATTCGTTATTTCATGATCAGCGGACATTATCGTTCCGTGGTGGATTACAGTGCAAATGCATTGTCGGCCGCGGAAAATGCCTTAAGCCGTTTGTGGCAGGTGACCCGTCGATTACGAGAAAAAATTCCGGAAAACACAAAGCCGGCACAAAAACATTTCCAGGAGTTTCGGCAGAAATTCTGTCAGGCAATGGACGATGATTTTTCAACACCACAGGCCCTGGCCGTCCTGTTTGACCTGAGCCGGGAAGTCAACGCCTTGCTGAACGCTACAGCACCTGATCTTGACGCCTTGATTGACGCAGAACATTTATTTTCAACGCTGGGTGGTGAAATTCTGGGGATTATTCCCGCAACCTTGCGACAGGATGCTTCCGATCAATCTATTCTGGATGATGTGATGCAGGTTGTCATTGGCCTGAGAAAACAGTTCAGGGAAGAAAAAAACTATCAGAAGGCTGATTATTTACGTGATCGTCTGGGCGAGATAGGAATTCAGATTAAAGATCATAAAGATCAATCAACCACCTGGGAACATTCCAAAGATTCAAAACCAACCTGA